One part of the Candidatus Diapherotrites archaeon genome encodes these proteins:
- a CDS encoding DNA-directed RNA polymerase subunit A', with amino-acid sequence MIIKRIDNIEFGILSPEQIRRMSSIEIKSPETYDKDGYPMEGGLMDPHLGVINPSLRCKTCGQKMKQCPGHFGSLEMVRPVVHPKFSNKLEEILLATCQECGRITLKDESLVEYKLAIERVGKEEAVKMLVKKAKTKKKCPHCNAARPEVTLDKPTNYYIEKDRLYPSQIREWVEKVPEEDLALFGYDVTRIRPEWFILTTLQVPPITIRPSITLESGIKSEDDLTHKLVDVIRINLRLKDNIDAGAPQLIIEDLWDLLQYHVTTYFDNDTAGVPPAKHRSGRSLRTLVQRLKGKKGRFRYNLTGKRVNYAARSTIIPDPYLSINQVGVPEPIANTLTVPEYVTEWNIEEMKKLVKKSDKVVYVTKPNGLRKKISELNKKEVVDEMEVGSKIERTLQDGDIVLFNRQPSLHRLSMLAHEVKVMPNKAIRMNPIVCNPYNADFDGDEMNIHVPQTQEGVAEARELMYVQDQIVSPRHGHPEITGKEDDQSGLFILTMSQTEFTREEAMHYLYKMGITQLPDPDRGKKYSGKLIFSQILPKDLSITYPNHVARNLKSIGIPRQGNERMYEEALVKIENGKLISGIVDGTLRLIENMARNYPPEVLEQYYYKMSRITHELLTMKGISIGISEFEANEMITKAREDAIAEELLEGDALTQKFLDGTLEPIPGRTVPDSFELLMVRLGTSIRAKVQSKIAERKLHELFETTRPTLDSFPIIVSGARGSLLNVGYTSGIYGQISIRSGRPKKGFKGRLITTNKKGDIGPIAGGFVQSNFVLGMSPTEYFMHSMGGRQGEIDTGVATKVSGYLYRRLANSLKDLHVSNDETVRSASKDIVQFRYGEDGIFPGRTSSGSFVTIDEVWARLQQAKEKK; translated from the coding sequence ATGATCATCAAACGCATCGACAACATCGAATTCGGCATATTGTCGCCGGAACAGATACGACGGATGTCCTCCATCGAGATCAAATCGCCCGAGACGTATGATAAGGACGGCTATCCCATGGAAGGGGGTCTGATGGACCCGCATCTGGGGGTCATCAACCCATCCCTGCGCTGCAAGACCTGCGGACAAAAGATGAAACAGTGCCCCGGCCACTTCGGGAGTTTAGAGATGGTTCGACCAGTTGTCCATCCCAAGTTCTCCAACAAATTAGAGGAAATACTCCTCGCCACGTGTCAAGAATGCGGGCGCATCACCTTGAAAGACGAATCATTAGTGGAATACAAATTGGCCATCGAGCGCGTGGGGAAAGAGGAAGCCGTGAAGATGCTGGTCAAGAAGGCCAAGACCAAGAAGAAATGCCCCCACTGCAATGCGGCGCGGCCCGAGGTTACATTGGACAAACCCACCAACTACTACATCGAGAAGGATAGGTTGTACCCCTCCCAGATTAGGGAATGGGTGGAGAAGGTTCCGGAGGAAGATCTGGCGCTGTTCGGATATGACGTCACCCGCATCCGACCTGAATGGTTTATCCTTACAACGCTACAAGTGCCCCCCATTACCATTCGTCCCTCCATCACCCTGGAGAGCGGGATCAAATCTGAAGACGATTTAACCCACAAACTGGTGGATGTCATCCGCATCAACCTGCGCCTGAAAGACAACATTGACGCGGGCGCCCCGCAGCTCATCATCGAGGATTTGTGGGATCTCCTCCAATACCACGTGACTACCTACTTTGACAATGACACCGCGGGCGTGCCTCCGGCCAAACACCGGTCCGGACGCAGCCTGCGCACGCTCGTGCAGCGCCTCAAGGGGAAGAAAGGGCGCTTCAGATATAACTTGACGGGGAAGCGAGTCAATTACGCGGCGCGATCCACCATCATCCCCGACCCCTATTTATCCATCAACCAGGTGGGGGTGCCAGAACCCATTGCCAACACCCTCACGGTCCCAGAATACGTGACGGAATGGAATATCGAGGAGATGAAGAAGCTCGTTAAAAAATCCGACAAAGTCGTTTATGTGACTAAACCCAATGGCCTCCGGAAAAAGATTTCAGAATTAAACAAGAAAGAAGTCGTTGACGAGATGGAAGTGGGGAGCAAGATCGAACGCACGCTCCAGGATGGGGATATTGTCTTGTTCAACCGACAACCCTCACTTCACCGGCTCTCGATGCTCGCCCATGAAGTGAAAGTGATGCCCAACAAGGCCATCCGGATGAACCCCATCGTGTGCAACCCGTATAACGCCGACTTCGATGGGGATGAGATGAACATCCACGTCCCGCAGACGCAGGAAGGGGTGGCGGAAGCCCGGGAACTCATGTATGTGCAGGATCAAATAGTATCGCCCCGCCACGGGCATCCCGAAATCACCGGAAAGGAAGACGATCAATCCGGGTTGTTCATCTTAACGATGTCGCAGACCGAATTCACTCGGGAGGAAGCGATGCACTACCTCTACAAGATGGGCATCACCCAACTTCCAGACCCCGATAGGGGGAAAAAATATTCGGGGAAACTTATTTTCTCGCAAATCTTACCCAAGGACCTCAGCATCACCTACCCCAACCATGTCGCCCGCAACCTCAAATCGATAGGTATCCCGCGCCAGGGGAATGAACGTATGTACGAGGAAGCCCTGGTGAAGATTGAGAATGGAAAACTTATCTCGGGAATCGTGGATGGCACCCTCCGCCTTATTGAAAATATGGCCCGCAACTACCCTCCTGAAGTACTGGAACAATACTATTACAAGATGTCCCGCATCACGCACGAATTGCTCACCATGAAAGGGATTTCCATTGGTATTTCTGAATTCGAGGCGAACGAGATGATTACTAAGGCGAGAGAGGACGCCATCGCGGAAGAACTCCTTGAAGGGGATGCCCTGACCCAAAAATTCCTCGACGGGACACTCGAACCCATTCCCGGACGAACTGTACCAGATTCATTTGAATTGCTCATGGTGCGATTGGGCACTAGTATTCGGGCCAAAGTGCAATCCAAGATCGCGGAACGAAAACTCCACGAGCTCTTCGAGACAACCCGACCCACGCTGGACTCTTTTCCCATCATCGTGTCGGGCGCCCGAGGCAGCCTGCTGAATGTGGGTTACACCTCCGGGATCTATGGACAAATATCCATCCGCTCCGGACGGCCCAAGAAAGGATTCAAGGGGCGACTGATCACGACCAACAAGAAAGGGGACATTGGGCCCATCGCGGGAGGGTTTGTTCAGAGCAACTTCGTCCTGGGAATGTCACCCACCGAATACTTCATGCACTCCATGGGAGGCCGACAAGGGGAAATAGACACGGGGGTGGCGACGAAGGTATCCGGCTACTTATATAGACGGCTCGCCAACAGCCTGAAAGATCTCCATGTCTCCAACGATGAAACCGTGCGCTCGGCGAGCAAGGACATTGTGCAGTTCCGCTATGGGGAAGATGGTATTTTCCCCGGTCGGACGAGCAGCGGGAGCTTTGTCACCATTGATGAGGTGTGGGCGCGTTTGCAGCAGGCGAAGGAGAAGAAATGA
- a CDS encoding DNA-directed RNA polymerase subunit A'', whose amino-acid sequence MADETQETLNLDATQQAEQVEFVDHVAQFGMPRKAYEEAQRLSLELNLTDEQFEQLLHEIRKKYIYAKAQPGEGVGIIAAQSLGEPGTQLTLRTKHYAGAAEVSVGSGIQRVEEIVDARSKAKYPTMTIYLSDPALRVDKEKARVFAASLVDLRMDDVIIFKERYAERVIEVTPNRAEIQDKGLDEKDLMKMIVDKVKMKHVDLPNGNIKLELKDKEESLLKIRKNLLKLLQTRLQGIRGIRKAIVFEENGEFIVKTSGSNLKSIFKMKEVDGTRTITNDVKEVSRVLGIEAGRASIVYELDKVLRENSIAVDLRHIILLADSMTFDGEIRGIVRTGITRKKSSPFARASFEETAKHLLDAAFYGERERLQGVVENIIVGQPIKVGTGVVDLVMKNP is encoded by the coding sequence ATGGCTGACGAAACCCAAGAAACACTGAATCTGGATGCTACCCAGCAGGCTGAACAGGTGGAATTTGTGGATCACGTGGCCCAATTTGGGATGCCCCGGAAAGCCTATGAGGAAGCCCAACGCCTCTCCCTTGAATTGAATCTCACGGATGAACAATTCGAACAACTGCTCCATGAGATCCGGAAGAAGTACATTTATGCCAAAGCCCAACCCGGAGAAGGGGTGGGGATCATCGCCGCGCAATCCTTGGGGGAGCCAGGGACTCAATTGACCCTGCGTACAAAACACTACGCGGGAGCCGCGGAAGTGTCGGTGGGGAGCGGAATCCAAAGAGTGGAGGAGATTGTTGACGCCCGGTCGAAGGCCAAGTATCCTACGATGACTATTTACTTGAGCGACCCCGCCCTGCGCGTCGACAAAGAAAAAGCCCGCGTGTTCGCGGCCTCCCTGGTGGATTTGCGGATGGATGATGTCATTATCTTCAAGGAACGCTACGCCGAACGGGTCATCGAAGTGACTCCTAACCGGGCGGAGATCCAGGACAAGGGGTTGGATGAGAAAGACCTAATGAAGATGATTGTTGATAAGGTTAAGATGAAACATGTTGACTTGCCCAATGGGAATATCAAACTGGAACTGAAGGACAAAGAAGAGTCTCTCCTCAAGATCCGTAAAAATTTGTTGAAGCTATTGCAGACCCGATTACAAGGAATTCGGGGCATCCGCAAGGCCATCGTGTTTGAAGAGAATGGGGAATTCATCGTGAAGACCTCCGGGAGCAACCTGAAGAGCATCTTCAAGATGAAGGAAGTGGATGGCACACGCACCATTACTAATGACGTGAAGGAGGTTTCGCGTGTTTTAGGAATTGAAGCCGGGCGCGCATCCATCGTGTATGAACTCGATAAGGTGCTCCGCGAGAACAGCATCGCCGTGGACCTGCGTCACATCATCCTGCTTGCCGATTCCATGACATTCGATGGGGAAATACGAGGAATTGTTCGAACGGGCATCACGCGGAAAAAGAGCTCGCCATTCGCCCGCGCCTCATTTGAAGAGACGGCCAAACACCTCCTGGACGCCGCCTTCTATGGCGAACGCGAACGCTTGCAGGGTGTTGTGGAAAACATCATCGTGGGGCAACCCATCAAAGTGGGCACGGGCGTCGTCGATTTGGTGATGAAGAACCCGTGA
- a CDS encoding 30S ribosomal protein S7 has product MGEIMIFGKWDPSEVKVEDITLTRQIGLAPKIIPHSFGKGVKHAFDKENINVVERLINKVMRSGQGKRKLSGKYIRGRGSCGKKIQAMRIVQNAFDIVHTQTNENPIQVYVRAIENSAPREDITRLKKGGVAYSQAVDVAPLKRVDESIKNLALAGFYGSFNNNTSAAEALAKELIAAGKGDNNAMSIKRKNEIERIAIASR; this is encoded by the coding sequence ATGGGCGAGATCATGATTTTTGGAAAATGGGATCCATCGGAAGTAAAAGTGGAAGATATCACGCTGACGCGGCAAATAGGATTGGCACCCAAGATCATCCCTCATTCTTTTGGAAAAGGGGTTAAGCACGCCTTCGACAAAGAGAATATCAATGTGGTCGAACGGCTGATCAACAAGGTGATGCGCTCCGGCCAAGGAAAACGGAAGCTGAGCGGAAAATACATCCGCGGACGCGGAAGTTGTGGGAAGAAGATCCAGGCGATGCGCATCGTGCAGAACGCCTTCGACATTGTACACACCCAAACGAATGAAAATCCCATCCAAGTATACGTCCGCGCCATCGAGAATTCCGCTCCCCGGGAAGACATCACCCGCCTCAAGAAGGGGGGAGTGGCCTATTCGCAAGCCGTGGACGTGGCCCCCCTCAAGCGGGTGGATGAGAGCATCAAGAATCTGGCCCTCGCGGGATTCTATGGGAGTTTCAACAACAATACGAGCGCCGCGGAAGCCCTGGCAAAAGAACTCATCGCCGCCGGGAAAGGCGACAACAACGCCATGTCCATCAAGCGCAAGAACGAGATTGAACGAATTGCCATCGCCTCGCGTTAA
- a CDS encoding 50S ribosomal protein L30e — translation MDAAEASKEIRRAVDTGKVLFGVKQTQDALRHGEGKLVVMAQNTPGVTKEGVATLATLLGIPTYAYLGNGLELGSVCGKPFVVSTLLVLEEGKSNVLTIPDTSTSEDIAPKRKGRKKKGA, via the coding sequence ATGGATGCGGCCGAAGCCAGCAAGGAAATCAGACGCGCTGTGGACACGGGGAAAGTGTTATTCGGGGTGAAGCAGACGCAGGATGCGCTCCGCCATGGGGAAGGGAAGCTCGTGGTTATGGCACAAAACACCCCTGGAGTGACTAAGGAGGGGGTAGCGACCCTCGCCACCCTATTGGGAATTCCAACGTATGCCTATCTTGGAAATGGCCTGGAATTGGGATCGGTGTGCGGCAAACCTTTTGTGGTGTCGACTCTTCTCGTCCTGGAGGAAGGGAAATCCAATGTTTTAACCATCCCGGATACCTCGACCTCCGAGGATATAGCTCCTAAACGGAAAGGACGGAAGAAGAAGGGTGCGTGA
- the rpoB gene encoding DNA-directed RNA polymerase subunit B, translated as MAAFEGKVFVNGKLVGFHADIARLTKDLITKRRQGKIDPQVNIALHEDTKELYVNTDGGRIQRPLVVVENGKPRITPEVVKAVRDGKLTWNDLVHQGHIEYLDAEEEENALVAIREEDISPQTTHLEINPVGIFSIISSMIPFLQHNLAGKTLHGAKVFKQALGISSINYNLRTDTEGYLLYYPQSELVRTKTIDHLHTDNRPMNQNFVVAIMPYMGFNLLDAVVLNKGAVERGLGRAAYFRSYESEETRYPGGQIDKFEIPSEDAVGHLGEEFYKRLGSDGLGELETYVSDKDVIIGKTSPPRFLEEITDFGVIQEKRREASLFPRKGKPGMIDRVIVTEGGSGARLAKVKVRTTMIPEPGDKYASKHGQKGVIGAIIPEEDMPFTEHGIKPDLILNPHAIPTRMTIGHMLETLTGKAAALTGVPVDGTPFSEDSVDDLKQVLQRFGFRPDGKEAFYDGRTGKKIEGEIFTGVIAYRRLFHMVAHKLQARSRGPVQILTRQPTEGKEKEGGLRFGEMEGETLVGHGAAMLLQEKFIDDSDKVVELVCQNCGIIAVNDQIRKRRFCPMCESTLVYPVQMSYGFKLLLDELKALGIYPRLHLTDRA; from the coding sequence ATGGCGGCATTCGAAGGAAAAGTATTCGTGAACGGGAAGCTGGTGGGCTTTCATGCGGACATCGCCAGATTGACGAAGGACCTGATTACCAAACGACGCCAGGGAAAAATAGATCCACAAGTGAACATCGCCCTGCATGAGGACACGAAAGAATTGTATGTGAACACGGATGGGGGGCGCATCCAAAGGCCGCTTGTTGTAGTGGAAAATGGGAAGCCCCGCATCACTCCTGAAGTGGTCAAGGCCGTGCGCGATGGCAAACTCACGTGGAACGATTTAGTGCACCAGGGCCACATCGAATACCTGGATGCGGAAGAGGAAGAGAACGCCCTCGTGGCCATTCGGGAGGAAGATATTTCCCCGCAGACCACGCACCTCGAAATCAACCCGGTGGGGATATTCTCCATCATCTCGAGCATGATTCCTTTCCTCCAGCATAACCTCGCGGGAAAGACATTGCATGGGGCAAAGGTGTTCAAGCAAGCATTGGGGATCTCGTCCATCAACTATAACCTGCGCACCGACACGGAGGGGTATCTTCTCTATTACCCCCAATCCGAGCTCGTGCGGACGAAGACGATTGACCATCTGCACACGGACAACCGGCCCATGAACCAGAATTTTGTGGTGGCCATCATGCCTTACATGGGATTCAATCTCCTCGATGCGGTGGTGTTGAACAAGGGCGCTGTCGAACGCGGATTGGGACGCGCCGCCTATTTCCGCAGCTATGAGAGCGAAGAAACCCGTTATCCCGGAGGACAAATAGACAAATTTGAAATCCCCTCCGAGGATGCGGTGGGGCACCTGGGAGAGGAATTCTACAAACGCCTCGGGTCCGATGGACTGGGGGAATTGGAAACCTATGTCAGCGACAAGGATGTCATCATCGGAAAAACATCCCCACCCCGCTTCCTTGAAGAAATCACCGATTTCGGGGTCATCCAGGAAAAAAGACGCGAAGCCTCCTTATTCCCCCGAAAAGGAAAACCCGGGATGATCGACCGCGTCATCGTCACCGAAGGGGGGAGCGGGGCACGCTTGGCAAAAGTCAAGGTCCGCACCACCATGATTCCCGAGCCCGGTGACAAATATGCGTCCAAACACGGGCAGAAAGGGGTCATCGGCGCCATCATCCCAGAGGAAGACATGCCCTTCACTGAACATGGAATCAAACCGGATTTGATCCTCAACCCCCATGCCATTCCCACACGAATGACTATTGGCCACATGCTCGAGACACTCACCGGAAAGGCCGCCGCCCTCACGGGGGTTCCGGTGGATGGAACGCCCTTCAGCGAAGACAGCGTGGACGATCTCAAACAGGTGCTCCAGCGCTTCGGATTCCGTCCGGACGGGAAGGAAGCCTTCTACGACGGCCGCACCGGAAAAAAGATTGAAGGGGAAATATTCACGGGCGTCATTGCCTACCGGAGACTCTTCCATATGGTGGCCCACAAACTCCAAGCCCGGTCGCGCGGGCCGGTGCAGATATTAACACGCCAACCCACGGAAGGGAAAGAGAAGGAGGGCGGCCTCCGTTTTGGGGAGATGGAAGGCGAAACCCTCGTGGGGCATGGGGCCGCCATGCTGCTTCAGGAAAAATTCATCGACGACTCCGACAAGGTCGTCGAATTGGTCTGCCAGAATTGTGGGATTATCGCCGTGAACGACCAGATACGCAAACGAAGGTTCTGCCCCATGTGCGAGAGCACGCTGGTGTATCCGGTGCAGATGAGCTATGGTTTCAAACTATTATTGGACGAACTGAAGGCGTTGGGCATCTATCCCCGACTGCATCTGACGGATAGGGCGTGA
- a CDS encoding type II toxin-antitoxin system PemK/MazF family toxin: METFVVGDVVVVPFPYSNFKEFKRRPAVVLTMPMGKDFILCQITGRSQRDSFVIPLMDEDIEGGQLQLESYIRPNKLSTMEVGLIEYKIGALTLDKRKSLLKVIRGLFEHN; the protein is encoded by the coding sequence ATGGAAACATTTGTAGTGGGGGATGTGGTCGTGGTACCCTTCCCTTATAGCAATTTTAAGGAGTTTAAGCGTCGACCGGCAGTAGTGTTGACTATGCCCATGGGAAAAGATTTTATTCTCTGCCAAATAACTGGCCGGTCACAGCGTGATTCTTTTGTTATTCCATTGATGGATGAGGATATTGAGGGAGGACAATTGCAATTGGAAAGCTACATTCGCCCAAATAAATTAAGCACGATGGAAGTGGGATTGATCGAATACAAGATTGGTGCCCTTACTCTCGATAAAAGAAAATCGCTTTTGAAGGTTATTCGCGGATTATTTGAACATAATTAA
- a CDS encoding AbrB/MazE/SpoVT family DNA-binding domain-containing protein → MSDVAIVTVSAKGQIQLPKRMRDSLKLSEGARLFMEEKNGTITLQKMEHKAMDADWSSYLLSHKSLAKTWDTKEEDEAWKHL, encoded by the coding sequence ATGAGTGATGTAGCGATTGTTACCGTTAGTGCCAAAGGACAGATTCAGCTTCCAAAGCGCATGCGGGATAGCTTGAAATTGAGTGAGGGCGCCCGCTTGTTTATGGAAGAGAAAAATGGGACGATTACCTTGCAAAAAATGGAACATAAGGCCATGGATGCGGATTGGTCAAGTTATCTTCTTTCGCACAAATCCCTTGCCAAAACATGGGATACCAAAGAAGAGGACGAAGCATGGAAACATTTGTAG
- a CDS encoding 30S ribosomal protein S12, whose amino-acid sequence MGRGEFSARQLEEKRKKWRMKDPYHKRAVLRLREKYDPLQGSPQAKAIVLEKRGVTQKQPHSGIAKCVRVQLIKNGKQVTAFCPRDGAIKFVDEHDEVIIEGIGGSQGGPYGSQWGVKYRVTHVNGQSLEMLRTGKKEKVKR is encoded by the coding sequence ATGGGACGCGGAGAATTTTCAGCCCGACAATTGGAAGAGAAACGCAAGAAGTGGCGGATGAAGGATCCCTACCACAAACGCGCCGTCCTCCGACTACGGGAAAAATACGATCCCCTGCAGGGAAGTCCTCAAGCCAAGGCCATCGTCCTCGAAAAACGGGGAGTCACCCAGAAACAGCCCCACTCAGGGATTGCCAAATGTGTACGCGTCCAATTAATCAAGAATGGAAAACAGGTCACCGCTTTCTGCCCCAGGGATGGGGCCATCAAATTCGTTGACGAGCATGATGAAGTGATTATCGAAGGGATTGGGGGGAGTCAGGGTGGACCGTATGGGTCTCAATGGGGTGTAAAATATCGCGTAACGCATGTGAATGGGCAAAGTTTAGAGATGCTCCGCACCGGGAAGAAGGAGAAGGTCAAACGCTAA
- a CDS encoding elongation factor EF-2, translating into MGRKEEMAATANKLMNHQTDVRNIGIVAHIDHGKTTMSDNLIAAAGLINKELAGKQQFMDYEDQEQARGITINAANISLVPNLHGKPYLINLIDTPGHVDFGGEVIRAMRAVDGVVLVVDAVEGVMPQTETVIRQALRENVKPVLFINKVDRLINELQIDEAEMQKRFVRVITQVNNLIQKNLPEGKKWLVNPAEGSVAFGSAYNHWAVSTKSMSRTGINFKQVYEWMKAGQQKEIADKSPLEDTIFEMVVEHLPNPIEAQKYRTPVIWTGDPASEVGTSMSTCDPNGIVAMMITDVSVDPHAGDIATGRVYSGTIKKGTHVKLIGIQKEALINRVGVYMGPEFVEVESVPAGSIGAIVGLREAYAGQTISEIDMKEFESFKTNVEPVITVSIEAKQTKDLPKLIETIRQLTKEDPNLRASINQQTGEHLLSGMGELHLEINQYRIEKTHNIPITVSPPIVVYHESISHASEELEGKSPNRHNKLHMRVEPLTDEMKTYFNEHKVKGKVKLKDKDWINTFVNAGFSNDEAKKVWAVENDNVLVDGTKGIQALHEIRELVIQGFQEAMKNGPLAKEEVHGIKITLEDATLHEDAIHRGPSQIIPVVSRTIYACMLQAKAHLEEPKQLLSITTPEDYMGAVSKELQQRRCQITEIKNEGDQTIIVGLAPVKELIGFSQAIRGATQGRVIWTAEYHGYEVLPPELQKKTVEEVRKRKGMDPEVKAFHFFLE; encoded by the coding sequence ATGGGTCGAAAAGAAGAGATGGCCGCCACGGCGAACAAGCTGATGAACCATCAGACGGACGTGCGGAACATCGGGATTGTGGCTCATATCGATCATGGAAAGACAACGATGAGCGATAACCTCATCGCCGCCGCCGGCCTCATCAACAAGGAGCTCGCGGGGAAGCAGCAGTTCATGGACTATGAGGACCAGGAACAGGCGCGGGGCATCACCATTAACGCGGCCAACATCTCCCTGGTGCCCAATTTGCACGGGAAACCCTATCTCATCAACCTCATTGATACCCCGGGCCATGTGGACTTCGGTGGAGAGGTTATCCGGGCGATGCGCGCGGTGGATGGGGTGGTATTGGTGGTGGATGCGGTGGAAGGGGTCATGCCCCAAACGGAAACAGTCATTCGGCAGGCCCTGCGGGAGAACGTGAAGCCGGTGCTGTTCATCAACAAAGTAGATAGGCTCATTAATGAACTTCAGATCGACGAGGCGGAGATGCAAAAACGATTTGTCCGCGTCATCACGCAAGTGAATAATCTCATCCAGAAAAATCTTCCGGAAGGGAAGAAATGGCTGGTGAACCCCGCTGAAGGGAGTGTGGCTTTCGGGAGCGCCTATAATCATTGGGCCGTATCCACGAAGAGCATGTCCCGCACGGGAATCAATTTCAAGCAAGTGTACGAGTGGATGAAAGCCGGTCAGCAGAAAGAGATCGCGGACAAATCCCCTTTGGAAGACACGATTTTTGAAATGGTGGTGGAGCATCTTCCTAACCCCATCGAGGCGCAAAAGTATCGAACGCCCGTCATCTGGACCGGGGATCCCGCGAGCGAGGTGGGAACCAGCATGTCAACATGCGACCCTAATGGAATTGTCGCCATGATGATCACCGATGTCTCAGTAGATCCCCATGCCGGGGACATCGCCACGGGAAGGGTGTATTCAGGCACCATCAAAAAAGGGACTCACGTCAAGCTCATTGGAATACAGAAGGAAGCCCTCATCAACCGGGTGGGGGTGTACATGGGGCCGGAATTCGTGGAAGTGGAAAGCGTTCCCGCGGGGAGCATTGGAGCCATTGTCGGGCTGCGAGAGGCCTATGCCGGGCAGACTATTTCTGAGATTGACATGAAGGAATTCGAATCCTTCAAGACGAATGTTGAACCGGTCATCACGGTTTCCATCGAAGCCAAGCAGACGAAAGATTTACCCAAGCTCATCGAGACGATCCGCCAGCTCACGAAGGAAGATCCCAATCTCCGGGCGAGCATCAACCAACAGACGGGCGAACACCTATTATCGGGGATGGGGGAATTGCACCTGGAAATAAATCAATACCGGATTGAGAAGACGCACAATATTCCCATCACGGTGTCTCCGCCCATCGTGGTTTATCATGAATCCATCTCCCATGCATCCGAAGAGTTGGAAGGGAAATCCCCCAATCGCCATAACAAATTACACATGCGAGTGGAGCCCCTGACGGACGAGATGAAGACCTATTTCAACGAACATAAGGTCAAAGGGAAAGTGAAGCTCAAGGATAAAGATTGGATCAACACCTTTGTCAATGCTGGGTTTTCCAATGACGAAGCAAAAAAGGTGTGGGCCGTGGAGAACGACAACGTTTTAGTAGATGGGACGAAAGGAATACAGGCCCTCCATGAAATACGCGAACTGGTCATCCAGGGTTTTCAAGAGGCCATGAAAAATGGTCCACTGGCCAAGGAAGAGGTCCATGGGATCAAGATTACACTCGAAGACGCCACCCTCCATGAGGATGCCATCCACCGCGGACCATCCCAAATCATACCCGTGGTGTCACGGACGATTTATGCGTGTATGCTCCAGGCCAAAGCCCACTTGGAGGAACCCAAACAACTGCTCTCCATTACAACCCCCGAGGACTACATGGGGGCGGTGTCCAAGGAACTGCAGCAGCGGCGGTGCCAGATCACTGAAATCAAGAACGAGGGGGATCAGACCATCATCGTGGGATTGGCCCCCGTGAAGGAACTCATCGGATTTTCCCAAGCCATCCGAGGGGCCACACAAGGAAGGGTCATCTGGACGGCCGAATACCACGGATACGAAGTTCTGCCCCCGGAGTTACAAAAAAAGACCGTTGAAGAAGTGCGCAAGCGCAAGGGAATGGACCCCGAAGTCAAGGCGTTCCATTTCTTCCTCGAATAA